The genome window CATAATTAAACTTTTCTTCCCTCGAAAAATGTGACCAAATTCTTTTACACATTATTTCACCTAAtattttgacctaatatttcTTACCATGACATTTTCCAACAACATATTTTGACTGTATATAAAACTTTCTACCTTAAAACATATATTaatttttctctctctatatatatataataataatataatattttcaaagatatttttagacaaaatgtattttgacttttttttacttaatattcagtttctttttttattcttgtgtATTTTTTCCATGAGATTTTTTGACTacacatattttgacttttttttcaaaacattttttctccaTGACATTTTTACACATATCTTTGTCTCCCTCAGGTGGTCAATGTACCGTTCTGCGGCATTCTTCCAAAATCCCGGATTTCACTGAGGCCCACACGGTGATCTCTTCCCTGTTGTAGCGTCGGACCAAGTCAGAAACCTGCACGCAGACGAGAGGCGCTCAACGTGGAGACGGGATTATCCGACATAAAAGGTGTGTCACCTGACGCTTTCATATACAATAAAATGCTCATAAACAGGATATGTTGACTTTAAGTCCAAAGTCTATAATGCAAACTCTATAATGCAAACTCTATAATGCAGGGACAGACAAACATTGTCTCATAATAATGAAACCATCTTTTACAAGTGTTGAACTGCTCTTTTTGTATAGCTTTACTGGACCTTTTCAATCAGCTGGTGGTTGTTCTCTTTGATCTCAACGCTGACGGGCATCTCAGGGAACTTCCTGAACACGTCCTCCAGCAAGGCAAACTTCCTGTCTGCACCGCTGCTGTAGCGACCTGCAGCCGGGATGTGTGGCAGTTAAGGTTAAGACTTCTtcactaaatgtatttttgccaATGCTCAACAACAAGAGAATGTGAGGAGGAACGTGCCTTCATAGAAAGTCACCTCCAGGCTCTCTTTGTACAGAGGCAAATCCTAAAAGGGCCAACAAGCAGATATAGGTAGAACGTTTTAGTATAAAACCCAGAcgtttatatttatgtatttattagttTAAAGTGAACAGTTGGCTTTGCATGCAGCTGGCACACTGCAACACATTTAAGTAGATATTGAAGATTCGTACGAGAATCTCTCTCCTTTGCCTTTCGGCGGGAGCTTCCGTCTCAGCTGGACCTTGTGACCTTTGCGGCCCTGTAGGATCCGGCCTCTCACCTGGAGGTTAAGTGAGGAGATGTCGGCGTCGTGGCCGGTCTGCCTCAGCAGATTCTCGTCATGTGACACCACCACATGTCCATCGCGGGTCAAGTGGCAGTCCATCTCCAGCATCTGCGTTCCCTGCTCCACCGCACTGTTGGCGAGCAGACGGAGGAATGTGTGCATTTGTTACTTGAACCGTGACGGCGGTTTTGTTCACTTCTACTCTTCCAGCTTTCTGAACCGTGAGTCATCTCGTAAAACAGTGTACAGGAAACTAAAATGCATCCAAGACTTGTCACCAGAACCAATTAATACAGAAGACAcagttttatatttcatttctacAATAAATCATTGGAGGCTGCCGACATCCAGCATAACTTCAGTAGAAAAGTATGTTTATGCATATACATGTCCTGAAAAAGTCAGATAGTAAATCTAAAACCCCACAGGGAAAACTAATTAGACCGCAACTTAGACAGGTGGAAAGTTCCCTAATCCCTCTTTTATACTGTAAATCGTTTTATAAGCCTGAGTAATCGCTCAGTCTCTGCCTCGCTAGTCAGAAAAAATGGAATCAGAGTAAATTGTTATAGCTGCTGTGAATTGCTGTCTCTCAcccaatttaattcaattcaaattgCACAAAacgtcagaaagaaaaaaggtacattgcataaaaccaaaaaaaagatggtTCTGTGGCGCCTACGTTTAAACCATTAATGAGACTTATTTTCCTTAAAAAGAGTCAGTGACTACAGTTACATACAACGTCTGAGAAATGCATTCAAACCAGCAGAAGCATCGAGGATTACTTGGGGTGTCGGTTGGCCCCGTGTGAATGATCGAGTACCCTAAAACCTGCTCAATAAAGAGGAGTTTGGGACTCACTGTGTGAACGCCTCCATCGTGCTTTCTATCttctctccacctcctgctcacAAACAGGAGTTGTCAGGGTCACTCAGTACGGACGCAGTGGAACAGAAACACTGCTGAGGATATTCTATCAAGGTCTCAGAGTTCATCAGGATCTTATAAAAAGATATTTCATCGGCCAGAGTTATAAAGtttcagcaaaagaaaaaaaaaagcgagtgAAAGACGTCCGTACCTCCTctgtgtgagatgtgtgtgcAGTAAAAAGCGGCGCGTTTCTTCCTGTGGAGAACGTGTGGGTTCCTCAGCAGGTACACGGAGC of Gasterosteus aculeatus chromosome 11, fGasAcu3.hap1.1, whole genome shotgun sequence contains these proteins:
- the gdpd3a gene encoding lysophospholipase D GDPD3a, whose amino-acid sequence is MSVFLYFILPVVGGYALSSVYLLRNPHVLHRKKRAAFYCTHISHRGGGGEKIESTMEAFTHAVEQGTQMLEMDCHLTRDGHVVVSHDENLLRQTGHDADISSLNLQDLPLYKESLEVTFYEGRYSSGADRKFALLEDVFRKFPEMPVSVEIKENNHQLIEKVSDLVRRYNREEITVWASVKSGILEECRRTNGSMPYSFSGSRGVLVLLLFYSGLLPFVPLGESLLQFYLPRIINRTYIPEEGILRNKLVISLLEKVTMRKSLFKHLSARGIQVHLFVCNKDDDIKAAFEVGATGVMSDYPTLLSSYLCRNPRPRAATTEENPGAL